atttaattcagtagtgtaattaaaattaagtctTACAAAAAACTCATCCACAAGGTTTGCCATCCTTGGAATCATTCCCTCCAACATCATGTATACCTTAATTCTCCTCTTTCTTCTGTTCTTCCCCTCTGTATATGGAGAACATTGCCAATCTTCTTTGTGTGGCATTAACATCTCAATTCGGTTTCCCTTTCAACTAGAAGACAAGCAACCAAAATACTGCAGTTATCCTGGTTTCAACCTCGATTGCAATAGTGAGGGCAAAACAATTCTAAAGCTTCCTTATTCTGGAGATTTTTTTGTGCGTGATATTGATTATTTGGCACAACAGATATATCTCTATGACCCGGCTAAATGCCTACCCAGACGGTTCCTAAGCTTTAATCTCACAAGTTCTCCTTTTGCTGCTACTTATCGTAATTACATCTTCTTAAGCTGCCCAGCTCAGGTCACAAAGTCCCGTGCGGCTGTCATTGATTGCCTCAGCAATTCCACAAACTCTGTTTTAGCTACTTCTTCTATTAGCCTTGCGAATTCGATGATGGAATCTTGCCAGAAAATCAGGACGTTGCAAGTTCCAGTTTCGTGGCCAGTCGAGTTTGACGAAGGGTTTTCAACTGATCTTAACAATGATCTTCAATTGACATGGGATAAACCTGATTGTGGTGTTTGTGAAGCAGGGGGAGGGATATGTGGGTTTGAGAGCAGAAGTAGTCAAGAAAT
This sequence is a window from Mangifera indica cultivar Alphonso chromosome 5, CATAS_Mindica_2.1, whole genome shotgun sequence. Protein-coding genes within it:
- the LOC123217092 gene encoding putative RING-H2 finger protein ATL21A, with amino-acid sequence MYTLILLFLLFFPSVYGEHCQSSLCGINISIRFPFQLEDKQPKYCSYPGFNLDCNSEGKTILKLPYSGDFFVRDIDYLAQQIYLYDPAKCLPRRFLSFNLTSSPFAATYRNYIFLSCPAQVTKSRAAVIDCLSNSTNSVLATSSISLANSMMESCQKIRTLQVPVSWPVEFDEGFSTDLNNDLQLTWDKPDCGVCEAGGGICGFESRSSQEIHCFSNTKPGQSNKAFRVFRIVCLSTALPAVSCATGIAIYLRVMNWRGRRRGRNSTTATVSPQPQSTILMTGLDECTIESYDKLILGESKRVPGPNDTTCPICLSEYRCKDAIRCMPHCKHCFHADCIDEWLRMKGTCPVCRNSPSPSHATSQIT